In the genome of Gemmatimonadota bacterium, the window CATCATCATCATCGTCATCACCTTCATGGCCGTCTTCGCGCCCTGGGTCTCGCCGGCCCACTATTCCGAGGCCAATTTCGACGAAGCCTGGCAGTTCCCGTCCTGGACCCACCCCATGGGCACGGACAGCATCGGCCGGGACTACTTCAGCCGGATCGTTTACGGTGCGCGGATCTCGCTCATCGTGGGTTTCGTCGCGCAGATGATCTCCCTGTTGATCGGCGTGCCGCTGGGCGCCATCGCCGGGTTCAAGGGGGGCAAGGCCGACTACATCGTCATGCGCCTGGTGGACGTCATGTCGGTCTTCCCCAGCCTGCTCTTCGCCATACTGATCATGGCCTGGCTGGGCAGCGGGTTGAGCAACGTGCTGTTCGCCATCGGCGTGACCGGCTGGGTGGGCGTTTGCCGCCTGGTCCGCGCGCAATTCCTGTCGCTGCGGGCTTCCGATTTCGTCCGCGCCGCCCGTTCCATGGGCGCTTCCAACGTGCATACCATCGTGCGCCACATGCTGCCCAACGCCCTCAGCCCCATCATCGTCGGCCTGGCCATGGGCATTCCCCAGGCCATCTTCGCCGAGGCGGGACTAAGCTTCCTCGGACTGGGCATCAACCCGCCCACGCCGAGCTGGG includes:
- a CDS encoding ABC transporter permease: MTSTLTEITSPAGGLWRDALRRFMKNKLSVAAGIIIIVITFMAVFAPWVSPAHYSEANFDEAWQFPSWTHPMGTDSIGRDYFSRIVYGARISLIVGFVAQMISLLIGVPLGAIAGFKGGKADYIVMRLVDVMSVFPSLLFAILIMAWLGSGLSNVLFAIGVTGWVGVCRLVRAQFLSLRASDFVRAARSMGASNVHTIVRHMLPNALSPIIVGLAMGIPQAIFAEAGLSFLGLGINPPTPSW